One region of Salvelinus sp. IW2-2015 linkage group LG1, ASM291031v2, whole genome shotgun sequence genomic DNA includes:
- the LOC111965366 gene encoding natural resistance-associated macrophage protein 2 isoform X1 gives MTILFTRYIQTDLQSLRLQSSPSPRPPFNTTLMKTAREADLEEEPPQENGVIQTTKDQHSSISPPGSTVSGAPDDEPFSTYFEEKVPIPEDVTQMFSFRKLWAFTGPGFLMSIAYLDPGNIESDLQSGAKAGFKLLWVLLGATIIGLLLQRLAARLGVVTGMHLAEVCNRQYPTVPRIILWLMVELAIIGSDMQEVIGCAIAFNLLSVGRIPLWGGVLITIIDTFVFLFLDKYGLRKLEAFFGFLITIMAVSFGYEYVMVRPDQGELLKGMFLPYCEGCGPAQMEQAVGIVGAVIMPHNIYLHSALVKSRSIDRGNKKEVKEANKYYFIESTIALFISFLINVFVVAVFAEAFYEKTNIEVNAMCNASDSPHTDLFPLDNSRLQVDIYKGGVVLGCFFGPVALYIWAIGILAAGQSSTMTGTYSGQFVMEGFLNLRWSRFARVLLTRSIAIFPTLLVAIFQDVQHLTGMNDFLNVLQSMQLPFALIPILTFTSLTSIMNDFANGLVWKIGGGVVILVVCAINMHFVVVYVTSLSSVALYVLAGLLCIAYLCFVGYLVWHCLIALGFSCLDVSCLTSRMLTGHNDVYLLKDMDMDSDTMVERLEEEHVGGVVINSDTVRS, from the exons ACAGATCTCCAGTCCCTGCGTTTACAGAGCTCCCCCTCCCCTCGGCCCCCCTTTAACaccaccctgatgaagacagcgcGGGAAGCAGACCTGGAAG AGGAGCCTCCACAGGAGAATGGGGTTATCCAGACCACCAAGGACCAGCACAGCTCCATCTCTCCGCCAGGCTCAACAGTGTCTGGGGCCCCGGACGACGAGCCCTTCTCTACATACTTTGAGGAGAAGGTGCCAATCCCAGAGGATGTCACCCAG ATGTTCAGTTTCCGTAAACTCTGGGCCTTTACGGGTCCTGGTTTCTTGATGAGCATCGCCTATCTGGACCCAGGGAACATCGAGTCTGATCTACAGTCTGGAGCTAAAGCTGGCTTTAAG CTCCTGTGGGTATTGTTAGGGGCCACCATCATCGGCCTCCTCTTGCAGAGGTTGGCTGCACGCCTGGGGGTTGTCACAGGGATGCACCTAGCAGAGGTCTGCAACCGCCAGTACCCTACT GTTCCTCGTATTATCCTGTGGCTGATGGTGGAGCTGGCCATCATTGGCTCAGACATGCAGGAGGTCATTGGTTGTGCCATTGCCTTCAACCTCCTCTCTGTTGGCAG GATTCCACTTTGGGGAGGTGTCCTCATCACCATCATTGACACCTTTGTGTTCCTCTTTCTAGATAAATATG GCCTGAGAAAACTTGAAGCCTTCTTTGGGTTTCTCATCACAATCATGGCTGTAAGCTTTGGGTATGAG TATGTGATGGTGCGTCCGGACCAGGGGGAGCTGCTCAAGGGGATGTTTCTGCCGTACTGTGAGGGCTGTGGTCCTGCCCAGATGGAGCAGGCTGTGGGCATCGTAGGAGCCGTCATCATGCCCCACAACATCTACCTGCACTCAGCTCTCGTCAAG TCTCGGTCAATAGATCGTGGGAACAAGAAGGAGGTGAAGGAGGCCAACAAATACTACTTCATCGAGTCGACTATCgctctcttcatctccttcctcATCAACGTCTTCGTTGTAGCAGTGTTTGCCGAGGCCTTCTACGAGAAAACCAACATTGAAGTG AATGCAATGTGCAATGCATCAGACAGTCCACACACAGACCTCTTCCCCCTGGACAACAGCAGGCTACAGGTGGACATCTACAAGGGG GGGGTGGTGCTGGGTTGTTTCTTTGGCCCTGTAGCCCTCTACATCTGGGCCATCGGGATCCTTGCTGCGGGACAGAGCTCCACCATGACTGGCACTTACTCTGGCCAGTTTGTCATGGAG GGTTTCTTGAATCTGCGTTGGTCACGTTTTGCACGGGTTCTTCTCACACGCTCCATCGCCATCTTCCCCACCCTGCTGGTGGCCATCTTCCAGGACGTGCAGCACCTGACGGGCATGAACGACTTCCTCAACGTGCTGCAGAGCATGCAG CTGCCGTTTGCTCTGATCCCCATCCTGACCTTCACCAGTCTGACATCCATCATGAATGACTTCGCTAATGGACT GGTGTGGAAGATAGGCGGAGGGGTGGTCATCCTGGTGGTCTGTGCCATCAACATGCACTTTGTGGTGGTCTACGTGACCAGCCTAAGCAGTGTGGCTCTCTATGTGCTGGCGGGCTTGCTTTGTATAGCGTACCTATGCTTTGTGGGCTACCTG GTGTGGCATTGTCTGATAGCCCTGGGGTTCTCCTGTCTGGATGTGTCCTGTCTGACCAGCAGG
- the LOC111965366 gene encoding natural resistance-associated macrophage protein 2 isoform X2, giving the protein MKTAREADLEEEPPQENGVIQTTKDQHSSISPPGSTVSGAPDDEPFSTYFEEKVPIPEDVTQMFSFRKLWAFTGPGFLMSIAYLDPGNIESDLQSGAKAGFKLLWVLLGATIIGLLLQRLAARLGVVTGMHLAEVCNRQYPTVPRIILWLMVELAIIGSDMQEVIGCAIAFNLLSVGRIPLWGGVLITIIDTFVFLFLDKYGLRKLEAFFGFLITIMAVSFGYEYVMVRPDQGELLKGMFLPYCEGCGPAQMEQAVGIVGAVIMPHNIYLHSALVKSRSIDRGNKKEVKEANKYYFIESTIALFISFLINVFVVAVFAEAFYEKTNIEVNAMCNASDSPHTDLFPLDNSRLQVDIYKGGVVLGCFFGPVALYIWAIGILAAGQSSTMTGTYSGQFVMEGFLNLRWSRFARVLLTRSIAIFPTLLVAIFQDVQHLTGMNDFLNVLQSMQLPFALIPILTFTSLTSIMNDFANGLVWKIGGGVVILVVCAINMHFVVVYVTSLSSVALYVLAGLLCIAYLCFVGYLVWHCLIALGFSCLDVSCLTSRMLTGHNDVYLLKDMDMDSDTMVERLEEEHVGGVVINSDTVRS; this is encoded by the exons atgaagacagcgcGGGAAGCAGACCTGGAAG AGGAGCCTCCACAGGAGAATGGGGTTATCCAGACCACCAAGGACCAGCACAGCTCCATCTCTCCGCCAGGCTCAACAGTGTCTGGGGCCCCGGACGACGAGCCCTTCTCTACATACTTTGAGGAGAAGGTGCCAATCCCAGAGGATGTCACCCAG ATGTTCAGTTTCCGTAAACTCTGGGCCTTTACGGGTCCTGGTTTCTTGATGAGCATCGCCTATCTGGACCCAGGGAACATCGAGTCTGATCTACAGTCTGGAGCTAAAGCTGGCTTTAAG CTCCTGTGGGTATTGTTAGGGGCCACCATCATCGGCCTCCTCTTGCAGAGGTTGGCTGCACGCCTGGGGGTTGTCACAGGGATGCACCTAGCAGAGGTCTGCAACCGCCAGTACCCTACT GTTCCTCGTATTATCCTGTGGCTGATGGTGGAGCTGGCCATCATTGGCTCAGACATGCAGGAGGTCATTGGTTGTGCCATTGCCTTCAACCTCCTCTCTGTTGGCAG GATTCCACTTTGGGGAGGTGTCCTCATCACCATCATTGACACCTTTGTGTTCCTCTTTCTAGATAAATATG GCCTGAGAAAACTTGAAGCCTTCTTTGGGTTTCTCATCACAATCATGGCTGTAAGCTTTGGGTATGAG TATGTGATGGTGCGTCCGGACCAGGGGGAGCTGCTCAAGGGGATGTTTCTGCCGTACTGTGAGGGCTGTGGTCCTGCCCAGATGGAGCAGGCTGTGGGCATCGTAGGAGCCGTCATCATGCCCCACAACATCTACCTGCACTCAGCTCTCGTCAAG TCTCGGTCAATAGATCGTGGGAACAAGAAGGAGGTGAAGGAGGCCAACAAATACTACTTCATCGAGTCGACTATCgctctcttcatctccttcctcATCAACGTCTTCGTTGTAGCAGTGTTTGCCGAGGCCTTCTACGAGAAAACCAACATTGAAGTG AATGCAATGTGCAATGCATCAGACAGTCCACACACAGACCTCTTCCCCCTGGACAACAGCAGGCTACAGGTGGACATCTACAAGGGG GGGGTGGTGCTGGGTTGTTTCTTTGGCCCTGTAGCCCTCTACATCTGGGCCATCGGGATCCTTGCTGCGGGACAGAGCTCCACCATGACTGGCACTTACTCTGGCCAGTTTGTCATGGAG GGTTTCTTGAATCTGCGTTGGTCACGTTTTGCACGGGTTCTTCTCACACGCTCCATCGCCATCTTCCCCACCCTGCTGGTGGCCATCTTCCAGGACGTGCAGCACCTGACGGGCATGAACGACTTCCTCAACGTGCTGCAGAGCATGCAG CTGCCGTTTGCTCTGATCCCCATCCTGACCTTCACCAGTCTGACATCCATCATGAATGACTTCGCTAATGGACT GGTGTGGAAGATAGGCGGAGGGGTGGTCATCCTGGTGGTCTGTGCCATCAACATGCACTTTGTGGTGGTCTACGTGACCAGCCTAAGCAGTGTGGCTCTCTATGTGCTGGCGGGCTTGCTTTGTATAGCGTACCTATGCTTTGTGGGCTACCTG GTGTGGCATTGTCTGATAGCCCTGGGGTTCTCCTGTCTGGATGTGTCCTGTCTGACCAGCAGG